In one window of Halobacteriovorax sp. HLS DNA:
- a CDS encoding ABC transporter permease: MAQSNVQPVETVIMTSNTKDRKSKSLWDHAVDNMTRDKLAMTSLIVVAIYAVIATLSAIGVIASDWAVEVGPSYAAPSSEFLFGTDIFGRSVFTKMIKGTEVAMSVGLVAAIISVVIGVTLGSIAGYFGGKIDELIVWFYTCFQSIPTIMLLVALSFVMGRGLVSMYVALGLTSWVNLCRLIRGEVMRHKNRDYVQAASALGGGHARKLIKHIFPNVSHLVIINFSLMFQTAIKTEVILSYLGLGVQGRPSWGTMIDDAKLELARGVWWQLGAATLAMMIVVLSLNILGDALRDALDPKLKGK, translated from the coding sequence ATGGCACAATCAAATGTACAACCAGTTGAGACAGTAATAATGACAAGTAATACAAAAGATAGAAAATCTAAATCACTATGGGATCACGCAGTTGATAATATGACTCGTGATAAATTAGCAATGACTTCGTTAATAGTTGTTGCTATCTATGCAGTTATAGCAACACTTTCTGCCATTGGTGTAATTGCCTCTGATTGGGCAGTTGAAGTTGGTCCATCTTACGCTGCTCCAAGTTCCGAGTTTTTATTTGGTACTGATATTTTTGGTAGAAGCGTTTTTACAAAAATGATTAAAGGTACTGAAGTGGCAATGTCTGTTGGACTTGTTGCTGCGATAATATCTGTTGTCATCGGAGTTACACTTGGTAGTATTGCAGGTTATTTCGGTGGAAAAATTGATGAGCTAATTGTTTGGTTCTATACTTGCTTTCAGTCTATTCCAACTATCATGTTACTAGTTGCACTTTCATTTGTTATGGGGAGAGGACTTGTTTCAATGTATGTCGCTTTAGGATTAACTTCTTGGGTTAACTTATGTCGCTTAATACGTGGTGAAGTTATGAGACATAAGAATAGAGATTATGTTCAAGCGGCCTCTGCACTTGGTGGTGGACATGCTAGAAAATTAATTAAGCATATTTTTCCAAATGTTTCTCACTTAGTAATAATCAATTTCTCTTTAATGTTTCAAACAGCAATTAAAACGGAAGTTATCCTCTCTTATTTAGGTCTTGGAGTACAAGGTAGACCAAGTTGGGGAACTATGATTGACGATGCTAAGCTTGAGCTTGCACGTGGAGTTTGGTGGCAGTTAGGAGCTGCAACTTTGGCCATGATGATTGTGGTACTTTCTCTAAATATCCTCGGTGATGCTCTTAGAGACGCACTTGATCCAAAGCTGAAGGGAAAATAA
- a CDS encoding ABC transporter permease has translation MNLWQYILRRLFYIIPTILGVAFIIFVIFNLVAPDPALIMLGKHASVQQIQELREELGLNKPMWAQYLDIVKSAFTFDFGRSWTTKQEIISMIKQGAIPSMTLSVPAFVLSTIISISISLVVSFYRGKWIDKSVVFGCVLLMSVTSLAYILFGQWLFAYKLGWFEISGYESGFPDFLPYIVLPVIIWIILSIGPDVRFYRTVMLDEIYQDYVRTAKAKGLSERVVLFKHVLKNAMIPIITFVVIQIPFLILGALLLESFFSIPGLGGITLNGVYNSDFPVIKAMTILTAMAYIIFSVITDVLYTLVDPRVRLK, from the coding sequence GTGAATTTGTGGCAATATATTTTAAGAAGACTGTTTTACATTATCCCGACTATTCTTGGGGTGGCTTTCATTATCTTCGTTATTTTTAACCTTGTAGCTCCGGACCCAGCTTTAATTATGCTAGGAAAACACGCCAGCGTTCAGCAGATACAAGAATTGAGAGAAGAGTTAGGTTTAAATAAACCAATGTGGGCCCAATATTTGGATATTGTAAAATCGGCTTTTACTTTTGATTTCGGTAGGTCCTGGACAACTAAGCAAGAAATTATATCGATGATTAAGCAAGGTGCAATACCTTCGATGACGTTATCTGTTCCTGCATTTGTATTATCTACAATTATATCAATTTCTATTTCTCTTGTGGTTTCTTTCTATAGAGGAAAATGGATTGATAAGTCAGTTGTATTTGGCTGTGTACTTTTAATGAGTGTAACTTCTTTAGCGTACATCCTCTTTGGTCAATGGCTATTTGCTTACAAGCTTGGATGGTTTGAGATCTCAGGTTATGAGTCAGGCTTTCCTGATTTTCTTCCGTATATCGTTTTACCTGTAATTATTTGGATTATCTTATCGATAGGTCCAGATGTTAGATTTTACCGAACGGTCATGCTAGATGAAATTTATCAAGACTATGTTCGTACAGCTAAGGCCAAGGGCCTCTCTGAAAGAGTTGTTCTTTTTAAGCATGTATTAAAGAATGCTATGATTCCAATTATTACTTTTGTTGTTATTCAAATACCATTTTTAATTTTAGGAGCACTCTTATTAGAAAGCTTTTTTAGTATTCCAGGTTTAGGTGGAATTACCCTAAATGGAGTTTATAACTCTGACTTTCCTGTAATTAAGGCAATGACAATATTAACTGCGATGGCCTATATCATTTTTAGTGTGATTACGGATGTCCTATACACTCTAGTAGACCCTAGAGTACGTCTTAAGTAG
- a CDS encoding ABC transporter substrate-binding protein has product MMKITSLLAALILTTGFVSCTKKNKDTGKTINIAVSAQIKGLDPIYANDRYSSNEVGRVYEGLLEYHYLKRPYTLVPNLAESMPVVSEDGLTYTFKIKQGVMFHHDAAFPDGKGRELVAEDFVYSIKRLADPKLQGLGWWLLDGKIKGLNEWRTKYADLPSVDYTEVVEGLKALDKYTLEFKLTKPFPQFLYSLAMPFTFAVAKEVVAKYGEEFLNHPVGTGPFILPQFTQTKKITYTKNPNFRKKLYPSEASEEFKAAGFLADAGKELPLADKVVVNVIIESQPRWLNFLKGKVDYIAIPKDNFDSAVTPDRNLSDDYKNKGIELLINPSLDVTYTAFNHDLKLFKNTDLRRAISIAYDVVKSNELFYNNTALPAQSVVPPGIAGNIKGYVSPYRGPNIEEAKKLLAKAGYPEGKGLPEITYDCPSNTVSRQIGEYFKKQMAQIGVNIKVVTNPWPELQKKITKRQVMLYGIAWGADYPDAENFLQLLYGPNKAPGANGSGYDNPEFNKLYKTASIMQDSPERTALYEKMNRIAAEESPWIYGVHRQNFTLRHSYLKNYMSTDFETGQEQYLNVDVAAKAKALEKL; this is encoded by the coding sequence ATGATGAAGATAACTTCACTACTTGCGGCTTTGATCCTAACGACGGGATTTGTTAGCTGTACTAAAAAGAACAAAGATACAGGTAAAACGATTAACATCGCTGTTTCTGCACAAATTAAAGGGCTAGATCCAATTTATGCTAACGACCGTTACTCAAGTAATGAAGTTGGGCGTGTTTATGAAGGTCTACTTGAATACCATTACCTAAAAAGACCATATACTTTGGTTCCAAACTTAGCTGAGTCTATGCCAGTAGTTTCTGAAGATGGGCTAACTTATACTTTTAAAATTAAACAAGGTGTAATGTTTCATCACGATGCTGCTTTCCCTGATGGAAAAGGCAGAGAGCTAGTTGCAGAAGATTTTGTTTATTCAATTAAGAGATTAGCTGATCCAAAACTTCAAGGTCTTGGATGGTGGTTACTTGACGGAAAGATCAAAGGATTAAACGAGTGGAGAACAAAGTATGCTGATCTTCCAAGTGTTGATTATACGGAAGTTGTTGAAGGACTTAAGGCCCTTGATAAGTATACTTTAGAGTTTAAGCTAACTAAACCATTTCCACAGTTTCTATATTCTTTAGCAATGCCTTTCACATTTGCTGTAGCAAAAGAAGTTGTTGCAAAGTACGGTGAGGAATTCTTAAACCATCCTGTAGGAACGGGACCATTTATTCTTCCTCAATTTACTCAGACAAAGAAAATTACATATACAAAGAACCCTAATTTTAGAAAGAAATTATATCCTTCTGAAGCGAGTGAAGAGTTTAAGGCCGCAGGATTTTTAGCAGATGCTGGAAAAGAACTTCCACTTGCTGATAAAGTAGTTGTAAATGTAATCATTGAATCTCAACCTAGATGGCTTAACTTCCTAAAAGGTAAAGTTGATTACATTGCAATCCCAAAAGATAATTTTGATTCGGCAGTAACACCAGATAGAAATCTTTCTGACGACTACAAGAATAAAGGAATTGAGCTTTTAATTAATCCTTCTTTAGATGTAACGTACACTGCGTTTAATCATGACTTAAAACTTTTTAAGAATACTGATCTAAGAAGAGCAATCTCTATTGCTTATGATGTAGTTAAATCTAACGAGCTCTTCTACAATAATACTGCTCTTCCTGCGCAATCAGTAGTTCCTCCAGGTATTGCAGGAAATATTAAAGGTTATGTATCTCCTTATAGAGGACCAAATATTGAAGAAGCTAAGAAGCTTCTTGCTAAAGCTGGTTACCCTGAAGGTAAAGGACTTCCAGAGATAACTTATGACTGTCCTTCAAATACAGTATCTAGACAAATTGGAGAGTACTTCAAAAAGCAAATGGCTCAAATTGGAGTTAATATCAAAGTTGTAACTAACCCTTGGCCAGAGCTTCAAAAGAAGATCACTAAGAGACAAGTTATGCTATACGGTATTGCTTGGGGTGCTGATTATCCAGATGCTGAGAACTTCTTACAGCTTCTTTATGGACCAAATAAAGCTCCTGGAGCAAATGGTTCGGGGTATGATAATCCAGAATTCAATAAGCTTTATAAAACAGCTTCAATTATGCAAGATTCTCCAGAGAGAACTGCTCTTTATGAAAAAATGAATAGAATTGCAGCTGAAGAGTCTCCTTGGATTTATGGAGTACATAGACAGAACTTTACACTTAGACATTCTTATTTGAAGAATTACATGTCTACTGACTTTGAAACAGGTCAAGAGCAATATCTAAATGTTGATGTTGCAGCAAAAGCTAAAGCTTTAGAAAAATTATAA